TTTGGGGTAGGGCAGAGAATTCTcggccagcccctgccctggcccagctCCCCTCATCCCAGTGCCATCCTGTTTCCCTTGGTTTCAGAGGATCTCCGTCCACAAGATTAATCCCACAGCGGTTAGAATTGCTCCTCAGCTCCCTCTCAGCCCTGTCCCTAGCAATCGTCCCGGAGCCCGGCCAGCATCTCCTAGGAATCAGGCCCTTTACGCCTGGCCTTCTCAGGTCTGTGGAGAAGCTGCGGCTGTACTTCCCAGGGCTAGCCCACAGGGCTCATTGGCCGTCGGCCCCTCCAGCTTGTTGGCCTTGACTCAGTTCACCCCAGCCACGTCCTCTCCACCAGTCCTGATCCTCGACCCCTCCCCCGCCGTTAGTCCCACCCCATCACCAACACCACTGGCCAGCGCCTGCTCCCTGGTGCATTGTTCTGGGCGATAGGCCCTTCagaggggacacagacactggtgaGTTAGGACCCGGCAGTTCAGAGAAGACAGATGAGCACCAGGAAAGAAGTCTCTGCCCCGGgaagagaagatgaggaacatgCTTGGTCCCTACCAGGTCCATGGAGTAGGAGGAACAGGATGTTAACACGCCTTCTTGTTGcatcaaggagggcttcctggaggcggGGGTTCTGAGCTGGGCCTTAGGCAGAGCCTGAGAGCGCACCGGGGTCTCTTTCAGAAATCAGTAGAGAGGAGGGTGTGGGGGCCATGCGCTGGTCAGAGGCAGAGGCGGAACAGGTACATTGGCCTGGTGAACTGACATCAGCTGGAATAGGGGGCCTGGTGGCCAGAGAGAGAcattgagagggaaaaaaaaaatcaagagcagAGAAAAAGACGAGAGACAGAGATGAAAGATCTAGAAGCAGCGCTTCTCAACTCTGGTGAAGGATCAGTTTTGTTTCTAACGTGTCACAGACCAATACTTGTGTGAAATACAAAAATCACATGCTTGGATATTGCGGCAATGCCAAATTGCTCTAAAGGTTTTGAAGCTCTTGCTCTCAACTTCCGAACTTATCTTCTTGTGGATGACACAATAGTTGGGTACTGACGAAGAGGAGCAAAGacggacagagagacagagggtgATCGCTAACCTGTCTCTAGTGTTTGGtgcatgccaggcactgccctAGGCGGCTGGCACGTGTtgacttatttaatctttacaactcaTGAGGAacgaattattttttattttattttatttttttaaacaagtctgttttttttttttcctaattatttatttatttatttatttttggctgtgttgggtcttcgtttctgtacgagggctttctccagttgcggcgagcgggggccactcttcatcgcagtgcgcgggcctctcactgtcgtggcctctcttgttgcggagcacaggctccagacgcgcaggctcagtaattgtgactcacgggcccagttgctccgcggcatgtgagatcttcccagaccagggctcgaatccgtgtcccctgcattggcaggcagattctcaaccactgtgccaccagggaagcccaggaacgAATTATTAtcgttcccattttatagatgaggaaaatgaggcacaaggAGGTTAAAAACGTAAGAAAAATGCATCAGTGACaaggcagcagagctgggatctgaaccctgAGATCCTGGGCTTAAAGTCTGTGGGCTTAACCTCCAGGCTGCACTGCCTTGCATGAGGAGAAGCAAAGATAGAGTGTGAGAGGATAGGGAAAAAGGTGAAACAACCCAGGAGGAAAGGAGCAGAAGCCAGTGTGAGGAGAATGCACATGGGGAGAGAGGGCTGGAGAACCGAGgcaagcagagagagaaagggagagcttTGAGAGCGGAAAGCTGGAGCGGCCAGATTAGGGAAGCAGCTCTGGCCGGCATgtggcaggaggagggggtggggcaggaggcaaTGGCGAGAAGGGGCAGGACTGTGTGTGGGAGCCGTGGGGGAGGCAGAGGTGGACAGGCCCCTTCAGGTTTCGGGGGCCCATTCCGCCTGGTGCCTCAGTGGCCGTGTCTCCGCTCTGCAGGGAGCTGCTTCCTGTGCCTGGTGGATGTGGTACCCGTGAAGAACGAAGATGGGGCTGTCATCATGTTCATCCTCAACTTTGAGGTGGTGATGGAGAAGGACATGGTGGGGTCCCCAGCCCGTGACACCAATCACCGTGCCCCTCTCACCAGCTGGCTGGCCTCCGGTAAGTGCAGCTGTGCTCTTGGGCTGGTGCAGGAATACATGGTTTCCCTTCCCTGGGGCCGTAAGGCTGCCCAAGGGCAACGCTGTGTAGGAAGGGATACGGAGGGGATCCTttcagagatgggggagagaacATGGAGGACACGGCCGGTCCCCTCTAGCTCAGCATGGACAGGTGCGGTGGAGGGACTGAGCCCAGATTCACAGGTCCCTGGGGCAGGATCATGGCTGGTTTCATAGCCTTACCCGCTTGGGGTCCCCCCACAGCATCCCCTGGGAGTGGTCCTCTCTCCAGCCGCAGGGGTGGGGGATTCGCCCTTCCCTGATGGCCCTGGCCACTTCGGGGCAGCTCCCTCTGCTCATGACAAGGCTCTGTCTCTCGTGGACTCAACTCTGTGAAGCTTCTCTCTCGGGTCCTTGTTCCCGGACTGGCCAGCTCCCTGCTGTGGCCTTGGCTACTTGAGAAGAGGATGTGAGGGGACTGCTGCCTGTGGCTGGAGACGTGCAGGCCTCACCTCATCCTCCCATGACTCAAAGGCTCAgacacctcctcctccccctgcatGGCCTTTTTgggtttaattttaaatgttcccTCAGAGTCATGGCAAAAGAAACAACCTTTTGGTTTCTCAAGCTCTAAAATGGCAGCATTAGTAACGCCTTACCTATTCCATGGGTGCCACCTGCAAGGTGGCAGGGTACGGCAGGAACCCGTGGCATCACTCCTCCATTTGGATGCAGGCCCTGCCATTTACTGTGCGACCTCCAGCAAATCACATAACTCACTGACGCCTAAATTTCCTCAAgtctaaaatggagataatgataccCACTGGGGGGCAGTTGTGAGAGCCACAGGTGGTTTATGTAGAGACCACCGGTGATGTGAGGCTCAAGAAATGGTGGTTTATTATTGGCGGAGTCTTAGATATGATTGCATTCTAGACTTTTCTGGAGACTTGAGTTCTGTGCAGTAggagtgggggtggaggggtgccGGCGGCTGTCGGGGCTcccactttccctccttcctccccttggTGACTGGACTCCAGCTGCTAGGCCTGGCCCTCTCCCGGGCTGCTGGGGCCCATGCACCTCCCCTGTCCCCACAGGCCGCGCCAAGGCCTTCCGCTTGAAGCTGCCCGCGCTGCTGGCCTTGACCGCCCGGGATTCGTCGGTGCGGCCGGGTAGCGCGGGCGGCGCCGGTGCCCCGGGGGCCGTGGTGGTGGACGTGGACCTGACGCCCGCGGTGCCCAGCAGCGAGTCGCTGGCCCTGGACGAGGTGACGGCCATGGACAACCACGTGGCGGGGCTCGGGCCGGCGGAGGAGCGGCGCGCGCTGGTGGGCCCCAGCTCGCTGCCTGCCTGCGCGCCCGGCCCGCACCCGTCGCCCCGGGCGCACAGCCTCAACCCCGACGCCTCGGGCTCCAGCTGCAGCCTGCCCCGGACGCGCTCCCGAGAGAGCTGCGCCAGCGTGCGCCGCGCCTCGTCGGCCGACGACATCGAGGCCATGCGCGCTGGGCCGCTGCCCCCGCCGCCTCGCCACGCCAGCACCGGTGAGGGTCGGCCCCACCCCTGCAGGAACTGCCCGGCCGCGTCCTCACCCGAGGGCCTGTCCATTCCAGGACCTCAGCTTCCTCCCTCTCCGCCCTGTCCTGTGTGCCTGGGAGATGGAAATCCTATTAAGCGCTTACTTAATCCCATTAAGTAGCCTTTTATTCCATTAAACGTGCATTCATCCCGTTGCATTCTTCCACTCTCAGAGCCGGTGCTGGCCCGAGGAGCTGGCTCTCCCAGGCTGGCCTGGAGCGGGGATGCCCACGGGGAGTCGGGAAGGCGGGAGAGGCATCTGGGTCCCTGCCACCACCTGGGCCTCGGGCAGGTTCCCAGTGCCTGCTGAACAGACCCGTAAGGaggctctttctccttcctcgTCTCATAGCTGCATCAGGCGCGCTTCCTTACGGTGGGGAGGGGTCTGCCCTCACTTGTTTCTCAGGGACTCCACCCCTGTTTCCTGAGCTGGCCTCACTGAACCCCACGGCCTGGCTCCTGCAGGGCCCGTCTCCACCTCAGCTCTGTGTCGTCGACCTGACGGCCTttgcccctgcctgcctgccaccctgaccccctttcccctccaccccagggGCCATGCACCCCCTGCGCAGCGGCCTGCTTAACTCCACATCAGATTCGGACCTCGTGCGCTACCGCACCATTAGCAAGATTCCCCAAATCACCCTCAACTTTGTGGACCTCAAGGGCGACCCCTTCCTGGCTTCGCCCACCAGCGACCGGGAGATCATAGCCCCCAAGATAAAGGAGCGGACCCATAATGTCACTGAGAAGGTCACCCAGGTAGGTGTCCAGCTCCCTGGCTCTCCGCTCACGTGGGAGGAGCTTGGAGGGAGTGGAGTGGGAGTGGACTGTAGTCAAAAGGGGGGGTGGCGGGGTGCAGTCAGTGAGGGCCTCCTGAAGGTGGCGGACGTGCTGGCTGGGGGCGAGGGTGGCGTTTCGGAGCTGGGATGAGAGAGATCCTGGAGCAAGGGAGACTGGAGAGGGGGTGCCCATGGGAGGGGCAGATACAGAGGACAGGTGGGCGGGGCTCAGGGAGGACAGGGCAGCTGAGGCCGGGCACCTGGCAGggtgagggtgggtgggagaaggTGGCCACGGGGCACAACAGAGTCCTGGGGGCAAACCAACGGGAGGTTTCACGTTAGAAGGGGCCACAGAGGTCAAGGTTGGGGGTCCTGATTCTTCTAGGCCAATGTGATGAGCCAGGCAGAGGGTGGGGACCCAGTGCTAGGGCCAGGGTGGCCTAGAGGTGCCCACCCCTGTCCCCAAACCATGGGAGAGGAGAGTTTCCTTCCCAAGTCGGGAGGGGAGGGTATGGAGTTGGGGGCACAGACACAGACGGGTCAAGTCCCCGAATCCCAGACCAGAGAATATTGCCAGCCCTGGGGGGCATAGCCCAACACTGCCCAGTGGCAGGGCCAGCCTGGTCTCCTGCCCCCTCTTGGCAGCAAGATCGTCTGCACCACCCCCACTGCCCAGTCCATCCCAGCTCCTTCCCGTCCTGGCCtggcggtggggtgggggagggtcagGACTGAGAAGCCAGGGACAGAGGGGCCTCCCGTGCCACACCTGTCTCGCCTCAGTCGCATCGCCCCCTCCCGCTCCTTCGGGCTCCCTGAGTCGGCCCGAGTGAGGGAGCTGTCCGTGGGCTGCCGTGGGCCTCCTCAGCCCTCCTCCTGGCCCCGCTCCCGCGGCCGCCTTGGCTCTCTGGGTCCCTGCCAGGTCTCCGGCCCCTTGGCCTTGACTCCAGAACGTTCCCCCCACCCTAGGCCCCATATTTGGCTGCCTagccctcaccccctcccacccctgcctctctcTTGTCCTCACCGGGAGCCCTGCCGGCTGCCCTGCCCCTGTGCCCACAGCGTGTGCTGTCGTGTTGTGGTCTGTGCGTGCCAGCGTGAGAGTGTGCTCCTGGCTCTTTGGTCACCGGGCGGTCGCTGCATCGCTGGGTGTCTGTGTGACTCTGGCTGGCTGGGCAATGGACCGGCGGGGCGGGGGTGTCGGGGAGACCATTAATCTGCGGTGACAGGCCGGGCtgccggggagggggaggggcacggGCTGCGGGAGTGGCTGCAGCAGGAGCCCGGAGCGGGCCGAGGGGGAGGGGGCCTCTGGCCGGCGGGCGGGGCGAGGGAGCCCGGTGTCGGGGCCGGGGTGGGgacctgggaggaggaggggccggcTGGAGGAGCCGAGGCTCCTACCGCGGTGCCCGGGCCGCTGCTGGGCTGGCAGCGGGCAGAGTGCGGCACCCTGGCAGCGGGGCCCGCACCACGGGGCCATGGGCAGCCTGAGCCGGGCGGGCTGCTGTCCACGCTCACTGCCAGGGTGACCCCAGCCCCGAGGCCCAGCCCCAGTGACCCTGGCTTCGTGCCAGAGGCTGCCCTGGGAGCCAGGCCGCCAGCGCCTGGGGCGCAGCCTGGGCTGAGCTGCCGTTGAGCTGCAGGTGAGGCGCTGGCTGGGCCCTCGGGGCCCCGGGCAGGCAAGCTGGGGGGAGCCAAGTCCTCCATGGCGGCCCCAGCGGGGAAGGCGAGCAGGACAGGGGCTCTGCAGCCCAGGGCCCAGAAAGGCCGGGTGAGGCGGGCCGTGCGCATCTCCAGCCTGGTGGCCCAGGAGGTAGGTGattccccccagcccctccccctccctccggGGCGGGGGCACCGAGATGGGTGCGGCCCAGAGGGCTCTGGCTCCAGGCCGGGAGAGGGCTTCTGAGATGCAGGATGGGTTGGGGAGCCCTGGGGTCTGTGGCCCCGCTCATCCCACTCTTGGCTCCAGCTTGCTCGCGCTTCTCCAGACCCGCTGGGCCTAGGTGGACGGTGTTTTTCTTGCCAGGGCTTCCCTTCTCCTTGGGCTTCCGTGGCCCAGCCTTCTAGCTCGAAACacagaaggagaggggagaacAGGAGCGAAGTGGGCGCCCGGAGAGGATGGCGGGGAGACGGGGGAGGAGAGGAGCcgctcccactcccaccccacctcccccagcgAGCGGGCCGCAGCCGGGCCTGGCACAGAGGCGCTGGGGCTCTCCAGCTCCAGCACTCTGTGTGTTGTGAGTGGACCCTGCGGCGGGCGAGGGAGGCGTGGGCTGCTTCAGGGATCCAGGTTGGGGGGCTGGGGTCAGAGGCCACTGGATGAGTGGTGAGGGCGGGCTGAGCCGGGCGCCTGGTCCACCTCTTCTGGGGCAGCCTGAGGTGCTGGTGGCTATGCTGTGGTCCCCCAGGCTGCTGACTCTATAGGCGCCTCCTGGGAGCCACCTCTGCACCCCCCGGGGGCTTCTGTCAGAGAGCCAGGAGCCAGCTCAGGCAGGATGGCAGGGGGAGTTGGAGGCGGCTCCCGGGTGGGTCTGCGAATCCCACCCCTGTCGCCACCACCAGCACCTAAACTCTCTGCCTTGGCTCTTGTGCTCCGCCCAGCTGGGGGACAGGGATGGGCGGGGGGGGATTCTTCCCAGCCACAGGTGAGGACCCGGGGTTTGGCTTAAATGAGCTTTAGGATTCTGTGTGACAACAGGTTATGTAACAGGGGAGGTTATATACCGGCCCAAGGCCGTGCGGCGAGTGGTTGCAGAGCTGAAGAGGAGGTCTGCAGCTCCGGGTCTTGTGCCCCGGGCTTGCCCCCGGCACGTGTGCTTGTGGACTCCGTGGTGGTGGTCCTGCTGTGGGCCGACTCAGGTAGGGGGCAGGATCCCATTCGTCAGGTTGTGGTTCAGCACAGCCTCAGGGGGCCTGGCCTCTCAGGTGTGGTGAGGAACCCCATCCAGGAACCTTCTTCTGCCTCCTCGTCTGTGAGGGCCCTTCTCAGTCCCCACTTGACCCCTGAGAGGTCACCGCCCATGTTTTCTGCCTTAAGGAGCAAGGGGCTCGGGCTGAAGGCAGGGCGGAAGCGGGGGCCTAGGAGCCACgtgccccttcccctgccccaggccccagctgcccaccccacccatcATGTGCCTCTGGAGCCCCTGTGGCCAAACCCCTAACTACGGCCCATCTTAACTTCCAGTTACTTCCACTAAGGAGAGGCTCTCCACACGGTCCATCTGGTGAGGGTGGTTCCAGGGGGTCCCCAGCTTGAATATGAATGGGAGTCTTTGCGGCTCCACCCACCACGGCCCTCCCCAGCACAGAGGCCTGAGGATGCGGGGCCCTGGCACTTAGTACTGCTCCCGCAGGGCCGGCGACCTTGGCTCTCAAGGGGGTGGGTGAGGCCTTGGGTTTGGCTGCCCAGGGAtggcagggccaggctgggagAGTTTGGGGAttctgaggggcagggggaggccgCAGGGGGACGGACAGAGGCTCCTGGGGCAGCGCGAGAAAGGTGGTCTCAGCTCTTCCTAGTTTGGCTTGGGGAGAAAGAGTGGTGTGACTGCTGCCACCTGGTCTGGATGGCGAGCCTGCCTCTGCCTGGGTGATGAAGGGGCAGGACATGAGGTGAGCCGGTGCTGGGCTGGGTGGTCACTTCTGAATGGCTGCCCTGGGCCAGGGTGAGTAGGGAGGGGGAGCGAGTGTCATGGTCTCTCTTTCCTGGATGCCAAAGGGCCTGAGGCTGGGTGGCTGGTATCCTTGGGCCAGAGGCATGAAGGGACATTTAGGCCCTCAGTCCCTGGGCCACCAGCAATGGGACTTGTAAGGAACTGCAGTGACCACCACCATTTACATCGCCCAGGCCGGAAGCTGTAGTCCTTGGAGCATTTTCTGGACAGAGACTGTAGTATATGTGggacgtgtgtgtgcgtgtgtgtgtgtgtgtgtttgtggtgttTGGGGGTGTGGGCAAGATCGCGTGGTGGGAGTTATATCCATAGTTATCGGCCTGTATTGCTGGTGGGGAGCAGTACTTGTGGGCGTTACTGCTTGGTGCCCTGGACTCAGGTAGCCAGCCAGGAGGTCCCGTGCCACATGGGGAACTCTGGTGAGTGGCCGTGTCCACTTGTCTGAGGGTGGGCTTCCCCGCTTACTCTGCTTGGCCTCTTCTCCGGAGGGCCCAGCAGAGGTGCTACCTGCTCCTACCCTGGAGGGCCCCATGGTCTGTCCTCCCTGCCCAGACCCTGGCTGGACACCATACCCTTACCTCCACCTTCCCCGCCGGCTCAGGTCCTGTCCCTGGGGGCCGACGTGCTGCCGGAGTACAAGCTGCAGGCACCACGCATTCACCGCTGGACCATCCTGCACTACAGCCCCTTCAAGGCCGTGTGGGACTGGCTCATCCTGCTGCTGGTCATCTACACGGCGGTCTTCACGCCCTACTCGGCCGCCTTCCTGCTGAAGGAGACGGAGGAGGGCCCCCCGGCCCCCGACTGTGGCTACGCCTGCCAGCCGCTGGCCGTGGTGGACCTCATCGTGGACATCATGTTCATCGTGGACATCCTCATCAACTTCCGCACCACCTACGTCAACGCCAACGAGGAGGTGGTCAGCCACCCTGGCCGCATCGCCGTCCACTACTTCAAGGGCTGGTTCCTCATCGACATGGTGGCCGCCATCCCCTTTGACTTGCTCATCTTCGGCTCTGGCTCCGAAGAGGTGGGTTGGCAAGGAGGCAGGGGCAAGGGGAGGGCAGCAGGGGGCGGGGTGAAGGGGTGGGTGGCGACAGAAGGAGGGTGGCAGACGCATGGCAGAGCCCCAGCTCACCCGCACCTGCTCCCCTTTCCACACGAGCCACTCCCCGGCTGTAGTGGTCCAGAGGGCTCACCTTTTCCCAATGTGTCTGTCCAAAGTGGCCACTGTCTTTTAGTTCACATGAAAGTGCCCTGGAAGCTAGTGGGAGCTCTGGCCGGGCGCCTGAGGGTGGGTGCACCTTTccgagccccagtttcctcattctGGCCGTGGGAACTGCGAGCCCTTTGTCACAGAGCTGGCACGAAGGTGAACGGGCGCCGTGCTGGGCCCAGTGAGTGGGAGGCGCTTCTATTTTGAGGAGGTTATGGGGAGAGCTCCTCGGGGATCTCACCTCCGATGCCCCCCGAGAGCTGCAGCGCCCCCACTCCTCgtttgcccccctcccccactgaaCATCCGCCGACCCCCGTAGCTGATCGGGCTGCTGAAGACGGCGCGGCTGCTGCGGCTGGTGCGCGTGGCACGGAAGCTGGACCGCTACTCGGAGTACGGGGCGGCCGTGCTCTTCCTGCTCATGTGCACGTTCGCGCTCATCGCGCACTGGCTGGCCTGCATCTGGTACGCCATCGGCAACATGGAACAGCCGCACGTGGACTCCCGCATCGGCTGGCTCCACAACCTGGGCGATCAGATCGGCAAGCCCTACAACAGCAGCGGCCTGGGCGGCCCCTCCATCAAGGACAAGTACGTCACCGCCCTCTACTTCACCTTCAGCAGCCTCACCAGCGTGGGCTTCGGCAACGTCTCACCCAACACCAACTCGGAGAAGATCTTCTCCATCTGTGTCATGCTCATCGGCTGTGAGTGCACCCCCGGGGCGGGCGCGGGGGGGCTAGCCGGGGGCCCGGGGTCTGGGAAGAGCCCGagacagaggagagggagggtgtTAGAGGAGCCAGAGTGGGGCCCTGGGACTTAGAGACCCCAGGGGCCTGCATCGTGGCATGTTTGGGGCTGGGACACCAGGGTAGAGGCGCAGGGCAGAGCCGAGGGGGGTGTGTGCCTGGGCTTTTGTGTTTGTGCATCTCGCGTGTGTGCTTACAATGAGACGTGACTGCATGTGTTGCTGACCCAGTACAGGGGCGGGCGGGGTCCCTCAGATGCTGACGGCCCCActcaccccgcccccagccctcaTGTATGCCAGCATCTTCGGCAACGTGTCGGCCATCATCCAGCGGCTGTACTCGGGCACGGCCCGCTACCACACGCAGATGCTCCGGGTGCGTGAGTTCATCCGCTTCCACCAGATCCCCAACCCGCTGCGCCAGCGCCTCGAGGAGTATTTCCAGCACGCCTGGTCCTACACCAATGGCATCGACATGAATGCGGTGAGGCCACTGGGCTTGGCCTCCGGCTGATGGTGGGCTGGAGGGAGCAGCGTGATGGTGGGGACTTCTCCTGACGTAGCGGGCGCGTCTCAGACCGCCAGAGTCACCCTCCGTGGTTCAGGTGGTCCCAGTTAGTGCCAGGCAGGACCCTGAGAGGAGCGTTACCCTCCTTTTGCCCATGGAGCTCGTTTACTGGGTGAGCGGTCACCCTGGGGCAGGTGCTAGACCAGGCTCTGGGTGATCGTGTTTGATCCTTATGACAGCCCCAGGCAGGAGCTGGTCTCCGAGCCTCACACATTAGAACGTGGAGGTTAGAGCAGTGAGGCGTCGTCCCCAAGGGTGCATGGCTGGAAGGGGTGGAGCTGGAGTGGGCACCCAGGTCCTTCCCCTGATACCGGACGCCCTGGTGCTCCCCGCTGGATCTCCGggtgggggtgggcgtggggtCCCGGGAGAAGGCATGCTgagctgccccctgcctccagGTGCTGAAGGGCTTCCCCGAGTGCCTGCAGGCCGACATCTGCCTGCACCTGAATCGCTCGCTGCTGCAGCACTGCAAGCCCTTCCGAGGGGCCACCAAGGGCTGCCTGCGGGCCCTGGCCATGAAGTTCAAGACGACGCACGCGCCGCCAGGGGACACGCTGGTGCACGCTGGGGACCTGCTCACCGCCCTCTACTTCATCTCCCGGGGCTCCATCGAGATTCTGCGGGGAGACATTGTCGTGGCCATCCTGGGTACGGCAGGGACCGGGAGCTGGGCCCGAGGTGCCTGCCGAGGCCTGGAGAGGTCCCAGCCCGTTAAGGACACAGCCCTAGGGGCTGTGGCCCCGGGACTACCCACAGGGACCTTGGGCTCCTTTAACTCACCCAAGCTCAGGTCTTCCAAGGGGTCGGTGAAAAGGACTCTGGGGGTTTCCAGATTCTGCTTCCCTTCAGGGTCTCCTCACGGGCAGTGACactcctgttccttaaaacaggaCCAAATCCAGATGCTCCAAGGTAGACAGTGGAGGGAGGTTGTGCAGCTGATTTTACTAAGGGCCGCGTGGTTCCCTGCAGCCTCAGGCAGT
Above is a genomic segment from Balaenoptera acutorostrata chromosome 7, mBalAcu1.1, whole genome shotgun sequence containing:
- the KCNH2 gene encoding potassium voltage-gated channel subfamily H member 2 isoform X4, with the protein product MAAPAGKASRTGALQPRAQKGRVRRAVRISSLVAQEVLSLGADVLPEYKLQAPRIHRWTILHYSPFKAVWDWLILLLVIYTAVFTPYSAAFLLKETEEGPPAPDCGYACQPLAVVDLIVDIMFIVDILINFRTTYVNANEEVVSHPGRIAVHYFKGWFLIDMVAAIPFDLLIFGSGSEELIGLLKTARLLRLVRVARKLDRYSEYGAAVLFLLMCTFALIAHWLACIWYAIGNMEQPHVDSRIGWLHNLGDQIGKPYNSSGLGGPSIKDKYVTALYFTFSSLTSVGFGNVSPNTNSEKIFSICVMLIGSLMYASIFGNVSAIIQRLYSGTARYHTQMLRVREFIRFHQIPNPLRQRLEEYFQHAWSYTNGIDMNAVLKGFPECLQADICLHLNRSLLQHCKPFRGATKGCLRALAMKFKTTHAPPGDTLVHAGDLLTALYFISRGSIEILRGDIVVAILGKNDIFGEPLNLYARPGKSNGDVRALTYCDLHKIHRDDLLEVLDMYPEFSDHFWSSLEITFNLRDTNMIPGSPGSAELEGGFHRQRKRKLSFRRRTDRDPEQPGEVSALGPSRAGAGPSGRGRQGGPWGESLSSGPSSPESSEDEGPGRSSSPLRLVPFSSPRPPGEPPGGDPLTEDGEKSSDTCNPLSGAFSGVSNIFSFWGDSRGRQYQELPRCPAPAPSLLNIPLSSPGRRPRGDVESRLDALQRQLSRLETRLSADMATVLQLLQRQMTLVPPAYSAVTTPGPGPTSTSPLLPVSPIPTLTLDSLSQVSQFMACEELPQDGPARRLSLPGQLGALTSQPLHRHGSDPGS